AGGGATCGTCAGGGATTTCCGGCTCAACCAGCCGCCGCACGAGATGACAGCGGCGCAGTTTCTGATCCGGGCGGTCACCGTGGAAGCCATCCCCTCGACAACGCTGCTCAACCTGCGTGTCACGCTTGCCGACGCGGCGCTCGCGGCGAACGTGGCAAACGCGATGGCGAACCGCTCGGCCGATATCGGGAAGGCGCTCACGCTCGAGGAAGCGGTTCAGGCCCGTGACGGCATTGCGGCGCAGGTGAAAGAGTCGCGCGAAAACCTCGACAAGATTGCGCAGCAGCTGGAGGAGACCAAGAAGGAGGCGCAAGTCGAGCTCCAAGAGAAGGACATCGACGCCATTCTCGAGCAGCGTGGCGAGCTGCGCGAGCTCATCGTCGAGGCCGCCGGGGAGCGCGCTGCCCTGGAGCGGGCGGAAGAAGAGTTGGCGAAACGCGAGCGGATCCAGACGCTCAGCCGGTCGATTGATGCCGATCCAGCGCTGGCGGAGGCCGCGAGAAGTAGCGGCACCCAGAGCATCCTCGGATTGACGCTGAAGGATGAAGCAGTGAACCCGACCTACGACAAGTTGGACGAGGAGGTGGCGCTCGCGCGCGCGCGGGTGACGGATCTCGAACGTCGACGGACACAGTTGACCACGCAGCACAACCTCAAAGGTGTGAGTATTCCTCTCTTGAACAGACTGTACGAATCGCAACGGCGGATATCGCGACTCGAGACCGACCTCGAGATTGCGCGCGTGGTCTACGTCGACGTTGCGACTCGCTATGAGCAAGCCCGGGTCCAGGTGGCCAGCCGGAGTGCTCGGCTGCTGGTGATCGATCCAGCCGTGCCGCCGACGGTGCCGGTCTCGCGTCATCTGCTGCGCAATCTCGTGCTCGGCGCCGTTGCGGGTCTGCTGTTGGCCATCGTCTACGTCTTGTCGTCGCGAACCATCGCAGCGTTGCGCCAAGCACCATCGGCATAGCGCCCTGCCGAGCCGACTGGAATCGACGTGGCAATGTTCGATTCGCTCTACGCCAAGCGTCCGTTGTCAGCAGGCTGTCCCGACCTCGAGCGGCTCGGAGCCGAGTACCACGCCACGCATGCCGACACCAGCCACCAGTTCAGCCGGGCGGCGCTCGACTGCCTTGAGCGCCTGATAGATCTCGCCACGGGCTCCCGGGCGGCGCTCGTGGTCGGCTGCGGTCCGAAACCGGGCGCAGTCCGCGACCTCTTGGACCGGGGCCTCGATGCCAGAGCCGTCGAGCCAGTGGCGCAGAACGTGGCGTCCGCAAGACAGTTTCTGCAGGATGACAGTCTGGTCCAGCAGGGATCCGCTGAATCGCTGGCCTTTCCAGACGAGTCGTTCCGCATCATCCTCATGGAAAGCGTGCTCGAGCACGTCGACTCGCCAATCAAGGCCCTGAACGAGATGTACCGCGTCTTGGTCCCGGGTGGCGTTCTCTATGTTTACACGACGAATCGCTGGAAGTTCTCTCCACGGGGCGTCAACGGCGAGTACCGCGTCCCCTTCTTCAACTGGTTTCCGGCAATTGTGAAGGAGTCGTACGTCTTCCAGCAGCTCCACTACGATCCGAGCTTGGCAAACTTCAATGCACGGCCGGCCTTTCACTGGTTCACGTACAGCGAGCTGTGCCAGCTCGGGCGGATGGCGGGCTTCGCGCACTTCTATTCGTGGATTGATCTTGCCGGGCGACAGAACGCTTTTGTGAGGGCGAGCAGGCTGCGACGGTTGATGGTCGAGCGCATCCGATACCGGCCCTGGCTCCGTGCCCTGGCCCTCACGCAGAGCGGTGGCTCGATCTTCATGTACAAGCGGCCGAGCGCTGGGGAGCCATGACATCGGGGCAGCAGGCGAAGAGCTCGCGCGCCGCCCGCGGAATCGTGATCGTGGGCGTCGTCTTCGCGTTGCTCTTCCCGACCTCCGTTGGCGGCGTCATCTCACCGACACTCGATCGCGTCGCGATCCTGCTCAACGTCGCCGTCTTTGGAGCACTCCTCCTTCTCGGAAAATGTCACGGTAGTCGTCTGCTGGCGATCGTGAACCTCGCGATGATCGCCTGGCTCTCGGCGATGACGCTGTTGTTTCCACATGCGCGATTGGCTCCCGGTCTCGTCGCGATCTTCGTTGGTCTCGCGCTCATGTTGTCGACGAGCGTCAGGCGTGTCAGCGCTCCCCAGGCGACCGCCCTGACACTAGCGTTCATCAACCTGTTCGCGTTCACGCTGGGAACGGCTCTTGCCTTCGATGTGCAGTGGGCTGACCGCTTCGTGAAGGCGTACTACACGGCGTTCTGGCAGGACATCCTCGTGTCCATGCTCGACTGGTACGATAAGCCCGTGCTGACCTTCGCCACGCACTCCCTGGCGGGCTTCTTCTACTACTTGTTCTTTTACCTGAACTTCAGGAACTACGTCGTGACCGGCAGCCGCTGGGGTCTTGCTGCGGCCATCGGTCACATGACGCTTGGCATGGCCCTTCGATCCACAACCGGTTGGATCTTGATGACGATTGCGGGCGGGCAACTTCTCCTTGCGGTCTGGCGGCGTCATGGTCGGCAGCTGGCGTGGGTGCCGGTGTTGGCCCCGCTGCTGATCGTGGGTGCGGTCGTGCTCGAGATGGAGCGGCTTACCGCGGCCGTCGAGCCGGTGCGCGAGATGCTGGTGGGCACCGAGGTGAGTGGCCTCATGGCCCGCTATTCGGAGAGCGGGCTCCTGGCTGGCAATCTGAGGTACCTGCGTGATTCGACATTCTCTCCCCTCGGCTTCAACTATGGCCTCGATCAGGACCTGTACTACAGCGACTCGGGATGGATTCAATACATGCTCAGGGGTTCCCTGCCCCTCGTCCTGCTCATCTACGGTGGTCTCTACGCGTTTCTGAGAGCGAACCTCAAGAGCCGGAGCGATATCCGGTGGCTCTATTTCGTGATTCTCCTGTTCGAGGTTGGATACACGCCGTTTTTCCGGTTCCGGTTCACATCCTTTCTGCCCTTCATGGTGGTGT
This genomic stretch from Luteitalea sp. harbors:
- a CDS encoding methyltransferase domain-containing protein, translating into MFDSLYAKRPLSAGCPDLERLGAEYHATHADTSHQFSRAALDCLERLIDLATGSRAALVVGCGPKPGAVRDLLDRGLDARAVEPVAQNVASARQFLQDDSLVQQGSAESLAFPDESFRIILMESVLEHVDSPIKALNEMYRVLVPGGVLYVYTTNRWKFSPRGVNGEYRVPFFNWFPAIVKESYVFQQLHYDPSLANFNARPAFHWFTYSELCQLGRMAGFAHFYSWIDLAGRQNAFVRASRLRRLMVERIRYRPWLRALALTQSGGSIFMYKRPSAGEP